In the genome of Vicinamibacteria bacterium, the window CGCTCGATTTCACCCGCTACGCGTCGAGCCAAGGGGTGACGATCTTCTACGTGACGAACCGTCGAAAGGCCGTCGAGGAAGCCACCGTCGACAACCTCCGCGCAATCGGTTTCCCGCTCGCGGAGGATCGGGACGTCATCCTCACGCGCGGCGAGAACGGATGGGACGCCTCGGACAAGACCGCTCGACGCGAGCACGTGGCGTCGCGTTATCGGGTGCTCCTTCTGATTGGAGACAATTTGGGGGATTTCGTGGAGATTCCTGGAGGATCTCCGGAAGCCCGGGAAACAGTGTACGAGCGGTACCAGGACTACTGGGGCACGCGGTGGATCGTCCTCCCGAATCCGCAGTATGGCTCCTGGGAGAGCGCTCTCTTCGATTCGGACTTCTCGTTGACCGACGAGGAGCGCCTGAAGCGGAAGCGCCAGGGACTTCGTCCTGGCTCCTGAGCTCCGGGTCGCGGCGTTTCTGGAATTCT includes:
- a CDS encoding 5'-nucleotidase, lipoprotein e(P4) family; this encodes MPIVSRRRVSGTFAAALCLPSLFSFLSCAGKQLAHENLNAVLWVQTSVEYRALALQSYLDAKRALDDALANPDWSAATEQAGDFSSLPPAVVLDIDETVLDNSPYQARLMLGGRNFEETTWQAWCREMRATAVPGALDFTRYASSQGVTIFYVTNRRKAVEEATVDNLRAIGFPLAEDRDVILTRGENGWDASDKTARREHVASRYRVLLLIGDNLGDFVEIPGGSPEARETVYERYQDYWGTRWIVLPNPQYGSWESALFDSDFSLTDEERLKRKRQGLRPGS